One region of Intestinimonas massiliensis (ex Afouda et al. 2020) genomic DNA includes:
- a CDS encoding LysR family transcriptional regulator codes for MKKWNGDEEMGISKYQAFLKTVELGSITRAAEELGYTQSAVSRMIADLETEWAVSLLVRGRGGVALSPAGAELLPDIRTVCNAQRELTERIGALHGLTRGTIRIGTITSISVHWLPGIMKSFLEQYPGIRFELLGGVEYAEIEDWIRKGRVDCGFVGLPAGRELETISLRRDRLVAVLPKRHPLAEAGSCPMERFAQEPFIRPEDDKDKEVAGIFERAGVRPNVEYAVNDDYAVIAMVASGLGISILPELVLRRTPYEVVVKPLDPPQFRELGLAVRSLREVSPVTARFLPHVQAWLKEN; via the coding sequence ATGAAAAAATGGAATGGAGATGAGGAGATGGGCATTTCCAAATACCAGGCATTCCTCAAAACCGTGGAGCTGGGCAGCATCACCCGGGCTGCCGAGGAGCTGGGGTATACCCAGAGCGCCGTGAGCCGTATGATTGCGGATCTGGAAACGGAATGGGCGGTGAGCCTGCTGGTCCGGGGCCGGGGCGGCGTGGCGCTGAGCCCGGCGGGGGCGGAGCTGCTGCCCGATATCCGGACGGTGTGCAATGCCCAGCGGGAGCTGACCGAGCGGATCGGGGCGCTCCACGGCCTCACCCGGGGCACTATCCGCATTGGCACCATTACCAGCATCTCGGTCCACTGGCTGCCGGGCATCATGAAGTCCTTTTTGGAGCAGTATCCGGGCATCCGCTTCGAGCTGCTGGGCGGGGTGGAGTACGCCGAGATCGAGGACTGGATTCGCAAAGGGCGGGTGGACTGCGGCTTTGTAGGCCTGCCCGCCGGCCGGGAGCTGGAGACCATCTCCCTGCGGCGGGACCGGCTGGTGGCTGTGCTGCCCAAGCGGCACCCGCTGGCGGAGGCGGGGAGCTGTCCCATGGAGCGCTTTGCTCAGGAGCCCTTTATCCGCCCGGAAGACGACAAGGACAAGGAGGTGGCCGGCATCTTTGAGCGGGCGGGGGTGCGGCCCAACGTGGAGTACGCCGTCAACGACGACTATGCCGTCATCGCCATGGTGGCCAGCGGTCTGGGCATCAGCATCCTGCCGGAGCTGGTCCTCCGGCGTACCCCTTACGAGGTGGTGGTCAAGCCGCTGGACCCGCCCCAGTTCCGGGAACTGGGCCTGGCAGTGCGCAGCCTGAGGGAGGTTTCTCCGGTGACGGCCCGGTTTTTGCCCCATGTTCAGGCGTGGCTGAAGGAAAATTGA
- a CDS encoding SAM-dependent methyltransferase: MENSLLVRPIGTVRASGDGFRIEVSPSFRPALMGLDAFGWVQILWWFSGCDDPASRATLQISRPYIRGPERLGVFSTRSPQRPNPLAVSCAQVLCVDSACGAVDLAYLDAADGTPVLDLKPYTPSLDRVERPGGPDWCAHWPGSVEASGAFDWSSEFAFESQ, encoded by the coding sequence ATGGAAAACAGCTTGCTTGTGCGCCCAATCGGCACGGTCCGCGCCTCCGGGGACGGCTTCCGCATCGAGGTGTCCCCCTCCTTTCGCCCTGCCCTGATGGGACTGGATGCCTTCGGCTGGGTCCAGATCCTGTGGTGGTTCTCAGGCTGTGATGACCCTGCCTCCCGGGCCACACTGCAGATATCCAGGCCCTATATCCGGGGCCCGGAACGATTGGGCGTCTTTTCTACCCGCTCCCCCCAGCGCCCCAATCCGCTGGCTGTCTCCTGCGCTCAGGTGCTCTGCGTAGATTCGGCGTGCGGCGCGGTGGACCTGGCCTATCTGGATGCGGCGGACGGCACTCCCGTGCTGGACCTCAAGCCCTACACCCCCAGTCTGGACCGGGTAGAGCGCCCCGGCGGGCCAGACTGGTGCGCCCACTGGCCGGGCTCGGTAGAGGCCAGCGGCGCTTTCGACTGGTCTTCAGAGTTTGCCTTCGAGAGCCAATAA
- a CDS encoding alpha/beta fold hydrolase encodes MKQKKLLSLLLAVAMAFSLTVPAVAAEGDAAGTESGKIVILHTNDVHCGIDQAKNDAGEVTNIGYAGVAAYKTAMEAAYGAENVTLVDAGDAIQGGPIGTLSKGAYIVEIMNQVGYDLAIPGNHEFDYGMDNFLTLAREKAEYAYLCANFTDLEGKAVLDGYQVLTYGDVKVGYVGIDTPESFTKSTPTYFQDAAGNYIYSFSQGNEGKDLYDVVQKAVDAAKAEGADYVVALGHLGVDEQSSPWTSTEVIANTTGIDVLIDGHSHSTFAKTEKNQAGEDVLVAQTGTKLANLGKVVIDTKTGEITSELVAAKDCAAEDEATGAFVKGINDEFAGVLKKVVAKTDVDLTTKDPATGKRAVRSAETNLGDLCADAYRVMREGDVVLSGGEGEPADIPAGEITYEQIINVHPFGNEACVVETTGQDILDALEMGARVTPEENGGFLQVSGLTYTIDTSIPSPVVLNDEKEFVKVDGERRVKDVKVNGEAIDPAKTYTLASHNYMLKSGGDGFVMFKDDALLKDCVMIDNQVLINYIVDELGGVVSADYSDPKGQGRITVVGAPAEEPEAPADWADVDQSAWYAAAVNYVIEHGVMGSTDARVKVFAPNGTVTRATVYQTLYNMAGKPAVAEAASFSDVAGKWYADSAAWAEDVGLTTGDGTGAYAGDRNVTRAEIATIFARYAALNNMVTAAGDLSTYADVADVAEWAKDGMRVAVGSGIIGGKPGNLLDPNGTAVRAELATILMNYSKLSPGYTVETVAIEVPETDGVPAHTIPAIVTLPEGEGKYPAVVMLHGTGSDKHEAGGGYDLAAPAMALSGIATIRFDFMGNGESTASYADYSYTSANLDAKAAADYMAGLESIDGGKLAVMGWSQGGTNALLAAAAYPETFQAVITWSGALELGILFSDFDAAYATAKKDGSYTLTFDWREPLPVGVRWFEDVKNTDVRKEIAKIQAPVLAINGDQDTTVTPDNAVAIAQAAQNGRSWLVDGADHTYNIFTGDFTAITQTINVGIGFLEETFNGALEPAYAASVSKYGNVTTTLPVDLFDGAGYAVGDILKITVGDQTIEAPYGTAYANVDNGSVIVLPDASTGTVAIAINMGNFASTYNVTADTPIVFAMGEKEGYLEEYEIRNIDSLRTNDRADYASDEVFANFRPVVMGDIAEGVLFRSSSPVNPELGRNTHADALVEKAGVKTAINLADSQEELAAYEGYADSYYATLNVVALDMGVDFAAEDFNAKLKTGLEFLIANEGPYVIHCNEGKDRAGFTAALLEAVCGASVGEIVEDYMRSYENYYHVEYHSDRWFSIANSNIIKTLCTITGTETQADLEKADLKAAAEAYLIGTVGLTAEQVAALQSALTTPVTAEKAA; translated from the coding sequence ATGAAGCAGAAGAAGCTGCTGTCGCTGCTGCTGGCTGTGGCCATGGCGTTCAGCCTGACCGTACCGGCCGTGGCGGCAGAGGGCGACGCCGCAGGCACGGAGAGCGGCAAGATCGTAATCCTGCACACCAACGACGTACACTGCGGCATTGATCAGGCCAAGAACGACGCAGGGGAGGTGACCAACATCGGCTATGCGGGCGTGGCCGCGTACAAGACCGCCATGGAGGCGGCCTACGGCGCGGAGAACGTGACGCTGGTGGATGCCGGCGACGCCATCCAGGGCGGCCCCATCGGGACGCTGTCCAAGGGCGCGTACATCGTGGAGATTATGAACCAGGTGGGCTACGATTTGGCCATTCCGGGCAACCACGAGTTTGACTACGGCATGGACAACTTCCTGACCTTGGCGCGGGAGAAGGCGGAGTATGCCTATCTGTGCGCCAACTTCACCGACCTGGAGGGGAAGGCGGTGCTGGACGGCTATCAGGTGCTGACCTACGGCGACGTGAAGGTCGGCTACGTGGGCATCGATACGCCGGAGTCCTTCACCAAGTCCACCCCGACCTATTTCCAGGACGCCGCGGGGAACTATATCTACAGCTTCAGCCAGGGCAACGAGGGCAAGGACCTGTATGACGTGGTGCAGAAGGCGGTAGACGCGGCCAAGGCAGAGGGCGCCGACTACGTGGTGGCGCTGGGGCACCTGGGCGTGGACGAGCAGAGCTCCCCCTGGACCTCCACCGAGGTGATTGCCAACACCACCGGCATCGACGTGCTGATCGACGGGCACTCCCACAGCACCTTTGCCAAGACCGAGAAGAACCAGGCCGGGGAGGACGTGCTGGTGGCCCAGACGGGCACCAAGCTGGCCAACCTGGGCAAGGTGGTCATCGACACCAAGACGGGCGAGATCACCAGCGAGCTGGTGGCGGCCAAGGACTGCGCCGCTGAGGACGAGGCCACTGGGGCCTTCGTGAAGGGCATCAACGACGAGTTTGCCGGGGTGCTGAAGAAGGTCGTGGCCAAGACCGATGTGGACCTGACCACCAAGGACCCGGCCACTGGGAAGCGCGCGGTGCGCAGCGCCGAGACCAATCTGGGCGACCTGTGCGCGGACGCCTACCGGGTGATGCGGGAGGGCGACGTGGTCCTCTCCGGCGGCGAGGGCGAGCCGGCCGACATCCCCGCGGGGGAGATCACCTATGAGCAGATCATCAACGTGCATCCCTTCGGCAACGAGGCCTGCGTGGTGGAGACCACGGGCCAGGACATTCTGGACGCGCTGGAGATGGGCGCGCGTGTGACGCCGGAGGAGAACGGCGGGTTCCTGCAGGTCTCCGGCCTGACCTATACCATCGACACCTCGATTCCCTCCCCGGTGGTGCTCAACGACGAGAAGGAGTTCGTGAAGGTGGACGGCGAGCGCCGGGTAAAGGACGTGAAGGTGAACGGCGAGGCCATTGACCCCGCCAAGACCTACACGCTGGCCTCCCACAACTATATGCTGAAGTCCGGCGGCGACGGCTTCGTTATGTTCAAGGACGATGCCCTGCTGAAGGACTGCGTGATGATCGACAACCAGGTGCTGATCAACTACATTGTGGACGAGCTGGGCGGCGTGGTGAGCGCCGACTACTCCGACCCCAAGGGCCAGGGCCGCATCACGGTGGTGGGCGCCCCGGCTGAGGAGCCCGAGGCTCCCGCCGACTGGGCGGATGTGGATCAGAGCGCCTGGTACGCCGCCGCGGTGAACTACGTCATCGAACACGGCGTCATGGGCTCCACCGATGCCCGTGTGAAGGTCTTCGCCCCCAACGGCACCGTGACCCGGGCCACTGTGTACCAGACGCTCTACAACATGGCCGGTAAGCCCGCCGTGGCGGAGGCCGCCAGCTTCTCCGACGTGGCCGGCAAGTGGTACGCCGACTCCGCCGCCTGGGCGGAGGACGTGGGGTTGACCACCGGCGACGGCACCGGCGCCTACGCCGGCGACCGCAACGTCACCCGCGCCGAGATCGCCACCATCTTCGCCCGGTACGCTGCGCTCAATAACATGGTCACCGCCGCCGGCGACCTCAGCACCTACGCCGACGTGGCTGACGTGGCCGAGTGGGCCAAGGACGGCATGCGTGTGGCTGTGGGCTCCGGCATCATCGGCGGCAAGCCCGGCAACCTGCTGGACCCCAACGGCACCGCCGTCCGCGCCGAGCTGGCCACCATCCTGATGAATTACTCCAAGCTGTCCCCCGGCTATACCGTGGAGACCGTGGCCATTGAGGTCCCTGAGACCGACGGCGTGCCCGCCCACACCATTCCCGCCATCGTCACCCTCCCCGAGGGCGAGGGCAAATACCCCGCCGTGGTGATGCTCCACGGCACCGGCTCCGACAAGCATGAGGCCGGCGGCGGCTACGATCTGGCCGCCCCCGCCATGGCTCTGTCCGGCATTGCCACCATCCGGTTCGACTTTATGGGCAACGGCGAGTCCACCGCCAGCTATGCCGACTACAGCTACACCTCCGCCAACCTCGACGCCAAGGCCGCTGCCGATTACATGGCCGGTCTGGAGTCCATCGACGGCGGCAAACTGGCCGTCATGGGCTGGAGCCAGGGCGGCACCAACGCCCTGCTGGCTGCCGCTGCTTACCCCGAGACCTTCCAGGCCGTCATCACCTGGTCCGGCGCGCTGGAGCTGGGTATCCTGTTCTCTGATTTTGACGCCGCCTACGCCACCGCCAAGAAGGACGGCTCCTACACCCTGACGTTCGACTGGCGCGAGCCCCTGCCCGTGGGCGTCCGCTGGTTTGAGGACGTGAAGAACACCGACGTACGGAAGGAAATCGCCAAGATCCAGGCCCCCGTGCTGGCCATCAACGGCGATCAGGATACCACGGTCACCCCTGACAACGCCGTGGCCATCGCTCAGGCCGCCCAGAACGGCCGGAGCTGGCTGGTAGACGGCGCCGACCACACCTATAATATCTTCACCGGCGACTTTACCGCCATCACCCAGACCATCAACGTGGGCATCGGCTTCCTGGAGGAGACCTTCAACGGCGCGCTGGAGCCCGCCTATGCCGCCTCCGTCAGCAAGTACGGCAACGTCACCACCACCCTGCCCGTAGATCTCTTTGACGGGGCCGGGTACGCCGTGGGCGACATTCTGAAGATCACCGTGGGCGATCAGACCATCGAGGCCCCCTACGGCACCGCCTATGCCAACGTGGACAACGGCAGCGTCATCGTCCTGCCCGACGCCTCCACCGGCACCGTGGCCATCGCCATCAACATGGGCAACTTCGCCTCCACATACAACGTCACCGCCGACACCCCCATCGTCTTCGCCATGGGGGAGAAGGAGGGCTATCTGGAGGAGTACGAGATCCGCAACATCGACTCTCTGCGCACCAATGACCGGGCCGACTACGCCTCCGACGAGGTGTTCGCCAACTTCCGCCCCGTGGTCATGGGCGACATCGCCGAGGGCGTGCTGTTCCGCTCCTCCAGCCCCGTGAACCCCGAGCTGGGCCGCAATACTCACGCCGACGCCCTGGTGGAGAAGGCGGGCGTCAAGACCGCCATCAACCTGGCCGACAGCCAGGAGGAACTGGCGGCCTATGAGGGCTATGCCGACTCCTACTACGCCACGCTGAACGTGGTGGCGCTGGACATGGGCGTGGACTTCGCCGCCGAGGACTTCAACGCCAAGCTGAAGACCGGCCTGGAGTTCCTCATCGCCAACGAGGGCCCCTATGTCATCCACTGCAACGAGGGCAAGGACCGCGCCGGCTTCACCGCCGCGCTGCTGGAGGCCGTGTGCGGCGCCAGCGTGGGCGAGATCGTGGAGGACTACATGCGCTCCTACGAGAACTACTACCACGTGGAGTACCACTCTGACCGCTGGTTCAGCATTGCCAACAGCAATATTATCAAGACCCTGTGCACCATCACCGGCACCGAGACCCAGGCCGACCTGGAGAAGGCCGACCTGAAGGCCGCCGCTGAGGCCTATCTCATCGGTACCGTCGGTCTCACCGCCGAGCAGGTGGCGGCGCTCCAGAGCGCCCTGACCACCCCCGTGACGGCGGAGAAGGCCGCCTGA
- the spo0A gene encoding sporulation transcription factor Spo0A, with the protein MESKKKLLIADADESFRSILMDAMRDEADMEVLAATGDGEEALRLVRELSPDVLLMDMVLARMDGLEVLSALEQASRPKVLVLSGFVRGNMAELAAAKGASYFMMKPCKLSAVIERVRQLGGAVSQEEDNRSPAGMHQSLESSVTSIIHEIGVPAHIKGYQYLREAIVMTVENMEVINAVTKVLYPEVAKRFNTTASRVERAIRHAIEVAWDRGDLETLQKYFGYTVSNAKGKPTNSEFIAMIADRLQLQRKEK; encoded by the coding sequence ATGGAGAGCAAGAAGAAGCTGTTGATTGCGGACGCGGATGAATCGTTCCGCAGCATTTTGATGGATGCCATGCGGGATGAGGCAGATATGGAAGTTCTGGCTGCGACCGGAGACGGGGAGGAGGCCCTGCGGCTGGTTCGAGAGCTGTCCCCCGACGTACTGCTTATGGACATGGTGCTGGCCCGGATGGACGGCCTGGAGGTGCTGAGCGCGCTGGAACAGGCGTCCCGGCCCAAGGTCCTGGTCCTCTCCGGCTTTGTGCGGGGCAATATGGCCGAGCTGGCCGCCGCCAAGGGAGCCAGCTATTTTATGATGAAGCCCTGTAAGCTGTCCGCCGTCATCGAGCGGGTGCGGCAGTTGGGCGGAGCGGTCTCCCAGGAGGAGGACAACCGGAGTCCGGCCGGCATGCACCAGAGTCTGGAGAGCTCCGTCACTTCCATCATCCACGAGATCGGAGTGCCGGCCCATATCAAGGGCTATCAGTATCTGCGGGAAGCCATCGTCATGACGGTGGAGAACATGGAGGTCATCAATGCCGTGACCAAGGTGCTTTACCCCGAGGTGGCCAAGCGGTTCAATACCACCGCCTCCCGGGTGGAGCGGGCGATCCGCCATGCCATCGAGGTGGCCTGGGACCGGGGCGATCTGGAGACCCTGCAAAAATACTTTGGCTATACCGTTTCCAATGCCAAAGGCAAACCCACCAATTCTGAATTCATCGCTATGATTGCCGATCGGCTCCAGCTCCAGCGAAAGGAAAAGTAA
- a CDS encoding D-alanyl-D-alanine carboxypeptidase family protein, whose amino-acid sequence MKKNRLSSFLLALSLTLGLLAPMGAAQAAESRSAILDGMEVEATAAILVDTTYGSLDVLYDQNSHERRYPASITKVMTALLTVEAVDNGQLSLDDWITVGPEVNHEVGSGSSTQNIKEGEVMRLEDVLYCALTASANEACNVLAQAVAGSVADFVDLMNQRAAELGMTGTHFANTHGYHNEDHYTTAYDIAIMCAEAMKHPAFRTIVSSVGHTVPATNLHEARELHETNALVSNFRYIGYLYQYATGIKTGSTPEAGLCLASSASRDGRDLIAVVLGCVREPNTTGSQGMTQFSESRRLLEWGFKNFSRQTVLDSTSLRDEVEVTLSKEANYVGVEPQGVLEATLPTDLDPAAFTREVVLDSQSVPAPVEKGQVLGHVTVSNGDTVYGTLDLVAVSNVERSELLYRLDQIKQFFSRAEVKLGLLVLLVVVLFLLLRWLLFGRRRRSRYGSGRGGYGGSHYRGRRRR is encoded by the coding sequence ATGAAAAAAAATCGTCTTTCCTCATTTCTGCTCGCTCTGAGCCTGACCCTGGGCCTTCTCGCCCCCATGGGCGCCGCCCAGGCCGCTGAAAGCCGCAGCGCCATCCTGGACGGCATGGAGGTGGAGGCCACGGCGGCCATCCTGGTGGACACCACCTACGGCTCTCTGGACGTGCTCTATGACCAGAATTCCCACGAGCGCCGCTATCCCGCCAGCATCACCAAGGTGATGACCGCCCTGCTGACGGTAGAGGCCGTGGACAACGGCCAGCTCTCCCTGGACGACTGGATCACCGTGGGCCCTGAGGTCAACCACGAGGTGGGCTCGGGCAGCTCCACCCAGAACATCAAGGAGGGGGAGGTCATGCGGCTGGAGGACGTACTCTACTGTGCCCTCACCGCCTCCGCCAACGAGGCGTGCAACGTGCTGGCCCAGGCGGTGGCGGGCAGCGTGGCCGACTTTGTGGACTTGATGAACCAGCGGGCGGCGGAGCTGGGCATGACCGGCACCCACTTCGCCAACACCCACGGCTACCACAATGAGGACCACTACACCACGGCCTATGACATCGCCATTATGTGCGCCGAGGCCATGAAGCACCCCGCCTTCCGCACCATCGTGAGCTCGGTGGGCCACACGGTCCCCGCCACCAACCTCCACGAGGCCCGGGAGCTCCACGAGACCAACGCCCTGGTCTCCAACTTCCGTTACATCGGCTACCTGTACCAGTACGCCACCGGCATCAAGACCGGCTCCACGCCGGAGGCGGGGCTCTGCCTGGCCTCTTCGGCCAGCCGGGACGGCCGGGATCTGATTGCCGTGGTCCTGGGCTGCGTGCGGGAGCCCAACACCACCGGCAGCCAGGGTATGACCCAGTTTTCCGAGAGCCGCCGCCTGCTGGAGTGGGGCTTCAAAAATTTCTCGCGGCAGACCGTGCTGGACTCCACCTCGCTGCGGGACGAGGTGGAGGTGACCCTGTCCAAGGAGGCCAACTACGTGGGCGTGGAGCCCCAGGGGGTCCTGGAGGCCACCCTCCCCACGGACCTGGACCCCGCCGCCTTTACCCGGGAGGTGGTGCTGGACAGCCAGTCGGTACCCGCCCCGGTGGAGAAGGGCCAGGTGCTGGGCCACGTCACCGTCTCCAACGGCGACACGGTGTACGGCACGCTGGACCTGGTGGCCGTGTCCAATGTGGAGCGCTCCGAGCTCCTCTACCGCTTGGACCAGATCAAGCAGTTCTTCTCCCGCGCCGAGGTGAAGCTCGGCCTGCTGGTGCTCCTCGTGGTGGTGCTCTTCCTCCTGCTGCGCTGGCTGCTGTTCGGGCGCCGGCGCAGGAGCCGCTACGGCAGCGGCCGGGGCGGATACGGCGGTTCTCATTACCGGGGCCGCCGGCGCAGATAA
- a CDS encoding TIGR03905 family TSCPD domain-containing protein has product MTIQYKTRGTCSTHMTVEVEDGVVRSVRIQNGCSGNLQGISRLVEGMKVDDVIARLEGIRCGRKPTSCPDQLAQALKQAKAQ; this is encoded by the coding sequence ATGACCATTCAGTACAAGACCCGGGGCACCTGCTCCACCCATATGACCGTGGAAGTGGAGGACGGCGTGGTGCGGTCCGTCCGCATCCAGAACGGCTGCTCCGGAAACCTCCAGGGAATCTCCAGGCTGGTGGAGGGAATGAAGGTAGACGACGTGATTGCCCGGCTGGAGGGTATCCGCTGTGGCAGGAAGCCCACCTCCTGCCCCGACCAGCTCGCCCAAGCCTTAAAGCAGGCCAAGGCCCAGTAA
- a CDS encoding ComEA family DNA-binding protein: protein MKISGLEKGVLALTAAFLLVTAGYFAGTRSTAEPYRVDVEYLQSRETPQSPAAAGSGPAAGEKVNLNTATARELETLPGIGEKRAADIVADREANGPFRIAEDITRVKGIGEGTLAGLIDYITVE from the coding sequence GTGAAGATTTCAGGACTGGAAAAAGGCGTCCTGGCGCTGACCGCCGCCTTCCTGCTGGTGACGGCAGGCTACTTTGCCGGAACGCGCAGCACAGCGGAGCCCTACCGGGTGGATGTGGAATACCTCCAGAGCCGGGAGACGCCCCAGAGCCCGGCGGCGGCAGGGTCCGGCCCGGCGGCGGGGGAAAAGGTGAACCTCAATACGGCCACGGCCCGGGAGCTGGAGACCCTGCCCGGCATCGGGGAGAAGCGGGCGGCGGACATCGTGGCCGACCGGGAGGCCAACGGACCCTTCCGCATCGCGGAGGATATCACCCGGGTCAAGGGCATTGGGGAAGGCACGCTGGCGGGGCTGATCGACTATATTACGGTGGAGTGA
- a CDS encoding MerR family transcriptional regulator — MEYTIKQLSDLAGITPRTLRWYDSQGLLKPGRVTEAGYRLYGPAEVDRLQQILFYRALDLPLAEIRTLLGRPDFDRQAALQSHLSALEARRAQLDALILTVKQTLKGADTMSDAEKFECFKRNVIKENEDLHGAEVRAKYGDAAMEQANARVAGLTREQYWAMTALEEEIRAKLEAAVRAGADPAGEAGLDVAMCHKTWLSYGWDGSQYSPEAHRGLAALYTEDDRFTTYYDRTVPGCAAFLRASIERHI; from the coding sequence ATGGAATACACCATCAAGCAGCTTTCGGATCTGGCGGGCATCACCCCCCGCACCCTGCGCTGGTACGACTCCCAGGGCCTGCTGAAGCCGGGCCGGGTCACGGAGGCGGGATACCGGCTTTACGGCCCGGCGGAGGTTGACCGGCTCCAGCAGATCCTGTTTTATCGGGCGCTGGACCTCCCCCTTGCCGAGATCCGCACCCTGCTGGGGCGGCCGGACTTCGACCGTCAGGCGGCGCTGCAGAGCCACCTGTCGGCCCTGGAAGCGCGGCGTGCCCAGTTGGATGCCCTCATCCTGACGGTCAAACAGACACTGAAAGGAGCAGATACCATGTCCGATGCGGAGAAATTTGAATGTTTTAAACGAAATGTAATCAAGGAAAACGAGGACCTCCACGGTGCGGAGGTCCGGGCCAAGTACGGCGACGCGGCCATGGAGCAGGCCAACGCCCGGGTGGCCGGCCTCACCCGCGAGCAGTATTGGGCCATGACCGCCCTGGAGGAGGAAATCCGGGCCAAACTGGAGGCGGCGGTCCGGGCCGGGGCCGACCCCGCCGGGGAGGCAGGGCTGGACGTGGCCATGTGCCATAAGACCTGGCTGTCCTATGGCTGGGACGGGAGTCAGTACAGCCCCGAGGCCCACCGGGGCCTGGCCGCTCTGTATACCGAGGACGACCGCTTTACCACCTACTACGACCGCACCGTCCCCGGCTGCGCAGCCTTCCTCCGGGCCTCCATCGAGCGGCACATCTAA
- a CDS encoding response regulator transcription factor, giving the protein MPKILVVDDEKVLVKGIKFNLENEGYQVEVGYDGEQAVELARNGGFDLIILDLMMPKIDGLQACMRIREFSNVPVIMLTARSEDTDKIIGFECGADDYITKPFNILELKARIRAMLRRAGAAHQKDKTSRLQVGHIALDTDERSASKDGQAVDLTAKEFDLMELLMRNPGRVYSRENLLNIVWGYEYAGEYRTVDVHIRRLREKLELDPANPEYILTKWGVGYYLKNG; this is encoded by the coding sequence ATGCCGAAAATTCTGGTAGTGGACGACGAAAAGGTGCTGGTAAAGGGCATCAAATTCAACCTGGAGAACGAGGGCTATCAGGTGGAGGTGGGCTACGATGGGGAGCAGGCCGTGGAGCTGGCACGCAACGGCGGGTTTGACCTCATCATCCTGGACCTGATGATGCCCAAAATTGACGGGCTCCAGGCCTGTATGCGCATCCGGGAGTTTTCCAACGTGCCGGTCATCATGCTTACCGCCCGCAGCGAGGACACGGACAAGATCATCGGCTTCGAGTGCGGCGCCGACGACTATATTACCAAGCCCTTCAACATCCTGGAGCTCAAGGCCCGCATCCGGGCCATGCTCCGCCGGGCGGGGGCGGCCCACCAGAAGGACAAGACCAGCCGCCTCCAGGTGGGGCACATCGCCCTGGATACCGACGAGCGTTCCGCCAGCAAGGACGGCCAGGCGGTGGACCTGACCGCCAAGGAGTTTGACCTGATGGAGCTGCTCATGCGCAACCCCGGCCGGGTCTATTCCCGGGAGAACCTGCTGAACATCGTGTGGGGCTATGAGTACGCCGGGGAGTACCGCACCGTGGACGTACACATCCGCCGGCTGCGGGAGAAGCTGGAGCTGGACCCGGCCAACCCGGAGTATATCCTCACCAAGTGGGGCGTGGGGTACTATCTGAAAAACGGCTGA